CGCCAAGAGTTCGCGCTACTTTTCGGCGGAGGGGTCCTGCCCAAGGCTTATCGGCCTTGCCCTCCGGGGACGGAGTGGTTGCGGCGCGCCTCGTTGGAATCAGGCGCTTAAGACAGCCGAATTCTCCACGCCCCGTCGTGCAAGTACCGGCAACCCTAACGCCGTGCCGTCAAGAACGGAGACGAAGACTTGTGGCGCCATACGTAGAACGCAGCAATAATACCACGTTCGGCGCATTATGTAAACCTCGCATCGCTGACGCGCACGAGCTCAGGGCGTGGACAAGCACACCTCTAACCATAGTGCCCTGAGCTTTGGTCTCCTTTCTTGGACAGTGCTTGGGCGGCTGCCTGGTCCTCGCCCGGCGAGGCGACCGGAACTTGGGGAGACTGCGGCGTGAACGTGAATTCGGACGAGGCGCCGCGAAACATCGCCCAGGCATCGACTCTCTCTGCCCCGTCGCTACTCACCGGTCGCAGCGCATTATCCGTAGATGCCCGGCAGATAATACTGTTCGAGGAGGTGATCACGTGGACGACCGTCTATCTTCAGATGACAGAGCAGGTGGTAACAGCGCCGAGCAGGTCTCGGCTGGGGGCGGAGCGAACGGCAACGGCTCAACCAGAGGCGCCGGAAACGGCAACAATAGACGAGGACGGGTGAACACGAGCGCCTGGATAATCGGTGCGCTCGTGGTGGTCATAGCTGTGTTCGCCGGACTGAGGTACGCGAGAACCCCCGCGCCGACACGCCCTGCGCCCACGAGGCCCGCACCTACTACGCCTACTCCATCGCCGACGCGTTCGGCTCCGACCGTCACGGATCTGGAGCGCGACCTGAACAGGGTCGAGGACGCTGTGCGGCGCAAGGACTGGACG
This is a stretch of genomic DNA from Bacillota bacterium. It encodes these proteins:
- a CDS encoding DUF4363 family protein gives rise to the protein MGGCLVLARRGDRNLGRLRREREFGRGAAKHRPGIDSLCPVATHRSQRIIRRCPADNTVRGGDHVDDRLSSDDRAGGNSAEQVSAGGGANGNGSTRGAGNGNNRRGRVNTSAWIIGALVVVIAVFAGLRYARTPAPTRPAPTRPAPTTPTPSPTRSAPTVTDLERDLNRVEDAVRRKDWTAADKESSRLRTTWESLRPRVTSTNTTKDVTTFDTRLDRLRANIRAKNEAGARQDLAELKTTARKFKVAPTRGTTSG